A genomic region of Haliaeetus albicilla chromosome 8, bHalAlb1.1, whole genome shotgun sequence contains the following coding sequences:
- the KXD1 gene encoding kxDL motif-containing protein 1 encodes MEPTASQVFCGRVLGMVNAEDVNAIILAQKNMLDRFEKTNEMLLNFNNLSSVRMQQMNERFLHHTKTLVEMKKDLDSIFRRIRTLKGKLAKQYPEAFSNIHESPILEDDDDFDPIPKSTTTTIATSEQSTESCDTSPDIISPTMSQDFEDLSQGQYDLPAVNGQSLTDEDMANDLD; translated from the exons ATGGAGCCCACAGCCTCGCAGGTGTTCTGCGGACGGGTGCTGGGCATGGTCAACGCTGAGGACGTCAACGCCATCATCCTGGCCCAGAAAAACAT GTTGGATCGATTTGAGAAGACGAATGAGATGCTGCTCAACTTCAACAACCTCTCCAGCGTCCGCATGCAGCAGATGAACGAGCGTTTCCTCCACCACACCAAAACGCTGGTGGAAATGAAGAAGGATCTGGACAGCATCTTCCGGAGGATCCG GACGCTGAAAGGGAAGCTGGCGAAGCAGTACCCGGAGGCTTTCAGCA ACATCCACGAATCTCCCATCCTAGAAGACGACGACGACTTTGACCCCATCCCAAAAAGCACGACAACCACCATTGCTACCTCTGAGCAGAGCACAGAGTCCTGCGACACCAGCCCTGACATCATCTCTCCCACAATGAGTCAGGATTTTGAGGATTTATCCCAAGGCCAGTACGATTTACCAGCCGTCAACGGACAGAGTCTCACAGACGAGGACATGGCCAACGACCTGGACTAG
- the FKBP8 gene encoding peptidyl-prolyl cis-trans isomerase FKBP8 → MASSGEEPRNGSPDRSGTGTEPSPTADAAQLDTAEDFEVLEEEEEEEEEEEDLSELPPLEDVGRPLAPPREDTQPSEQGQGEAAEDPQEWLDVLGSGLLKKKTLVPGQGVDTRPRKGQDVTVRLKATLEDGSVVEENPALTFTLGDCDVLQALDLCVQLLEMGETALIVADAKYCYGAQGRSPDIPPNAALTLEVELLAAQDTPDLELLSGKEKIELANRKRERGNFFYQQADYVLAINSYDIALKIISSSSKVDFSPDEEAELLDVKVKCLNNLAASQLKLDHYEAALKSCNLVLEHQPGNIKALFRKGKVLAQQGEYREAIPILKAALKLEPSNKTIHAELSKLVKKHADQKNVETEMYRKMLGNPSAAGTPGKCKDKLPWSIPWKWLFGATAIALGGVALSVVIAARN, encoded by the exons ATGGCCTCCAGCGGGGAGGAACCGAGGAACGGTTCCCCGGACCGGTCAGGGACCGGCACCGAGCCGTCACCGACGGCCGACGCCGCTCAGCTGGACACGGCGGAGGATTTTGAGGtcctggaagaggaggaggaggaggaggaggaggaggaggacctGAGCGAGCTGCCCCCGCTGGAGGACGTGGGCAGGCCACTGGCCCCGCCGCGGGAGGACACCCAGCCCTCAGAGCAGGGACAGGGGGAAGCGGCTGAGGACCCCCAGGAGTGGCTCGATGTTTTGG GGAGCGGCTTGCTCAAGAAGAAGACGCTGGTGCCGGGCCAGGGGGTGGACACCCGTCCCCGTAAGGGCCAGGACGTGACCGTCcgcctgaaggccacgctggaGGATGGCAGCGTGGTGGAGGAGAACCCTGCCCTCACCTTCACGCTCGGGGACTGTGACGTCTTGCAG GCTCTGGACCTGTGCGTGCAGCTCCTGGAAATGGGGGAGACGGCTTTGATTGTGGCAGATGCAAAGTACTGCTATGGCGCTCAGGGCAG GAGCCCTGACATCCCACCCAATGCGGCCCTCACCCTGGAGGTGGAGCTGCTGGCGGCTCAGGACACGCCAGACCTGGAACTGCTCAGTGGGAAGGAGAAGATAGAGCTGGCCAACCGCAAGCGGGAGCGTGGCAACTTCTTCTACCAGCAGGCAGATTACGTGCTGGCCATCAACTCCTACGACATCGCCCTCAAGATCATCAGCTCCAGCTCGAAAG TTGACTTCAGCCCAGATGAGGAGGCTGAGCTGCTGGACGTGAAGGTGAAATGTCTCAACAACCTGGCAGCCTCTCAGCTTAAATTGGACCATTACGAGGCGGCCCTCAAGTCCTGTAACCTCGTCCTGGAGCACCAGCCGGGGAACATCAAGGCTCTCTTCCGAAAGGGCAAG GTCCTGGCTCAGCAGGGTGAATACAGGGAGGCCATCCCCATCTTAAAGGCAGCGCTGAAGCTGGAGCCTTCAAACAAG ACCATCCATGCTGAGCTCTCCAAGCTGGTGAAGAAGCACGCGGACCAGAAGAATGTGGAGACGGAGATGTACAGGAAGATGCTCGGGAATCCCAGCGCTGCCGGCACCCCAGGAAAGTGCAAAGACAAGCTGCCCTGG TCCATCCCCTGGAAGTGGCTCTTCGGTGCAACAGCCATCGCGCTCGGCGGCGTGGCCTTGTCTGTGGTCATCGCGGCGAGGAACTAA